From Streptomyces sp. NBC_00690, a single genomic window includes:
- a CDS encoding siderophore-interacting protein — MAQSLRSIEVFPITTRTLDVLRVTDVTPGMRRVTLGGPELAAHTAANGFPVAAFRSDGFDDEFKLILKHPDAETTVGPTQADGLLNWPRDDPHMLSRTYTVRRWDPVAGELDVDFVKHGVGPASSWAYRVRPGERVQIAGPKSSSLHPDGVDWTLVAGDETALPAIGRWLEEWPAGARGQVFIEVGRPEHRQDLPVPDGVTLTWLSRDGAAPGTTTLLFDAIRKAPWWEGTVLAWVAGESLTLTPIRRWLKSEKGLTREQIDVTGYWRRQVAVHDGDSVPSNLDAGEDEAKRFHEIAEIIPGFALRVAATIGLAAAFDDRPRTVAELAAATGAAPAGLGKLLRFLASVDIAERLDDGRYRLTGLGRELESDHIADAFHLDGLYAQRELGGALSLLSAVRTGRGDHSRWFGADYAQYIADDPALLTARTEHEAREAVYVAGAVAGATAFAGLATIAVAGPAPGSFAAALTKTHPDLHTTIVAAPSEIDALQRLYPAHARIGYEAGSLLGARPVPVDAVLLADVLPTLTDTDAAHVLRQAAASLKPGGRVLVFGDVLNPEVADDHDYEEDLIGFALHGGGARDHDEHQALFAAAGLRPVARTTVGWGYTLHTLAPQG, encoded by the coding sequence ATGGCACAGAGTCTGAGATCCATCGAGGTCTTCCCCATCACCACCCGTACGCTGGACGTTCTCCGGGTGACGGACGTGACGCCCGGAATGCGTCGGGTCACCCTGGGCGGGCCCGAACTCGCCGCTCACACCGCGGCCAACGGATTCCCGGTAGCGGCATTCCGCTCGGACGGGTTCGACGACGAGTTCAAGCTCATCCTCAAACATCCCGACGCCGAGACCACCGTGGGACCGACGCAGGCGGACGGACTGCTGAACTGGCCGCGCGACGACCCCCACATGCTGTCCCGCACGTACACGGTCCGTCGTTGGGACCCCGTGGCCGGGGAACTGGACGTCGACTTCGTGAAGCACGGTGTCGGTCCCGCATCCAGTTGGGCGTATCGGGTACGGCCGGGCGAGCGGGTGCAGATAGCCGGCCCGAAGTCCTCCTCGCTCCACCCCGATGGGGTGGACTGGACGTTGGTGGCCGGCGATGAAACGGCGCTGCCGGCGATCGGCCGCTGGCTGGAGGAGTGGCCCGCCGGCGCCCGTGGCCAGGTGTTCATCGAGGTCGGTCGGCCCGAGCACCGGCAGGACCTCCCCGTCCCTGACGGGGTGACCCTGACCTGGCTGAGCCGCGACGGCGCCGCACCGGGCACCACGACCCTGTTGTTCGACGCGATCCGGAAGGCCCCCTGGTGGGAGGGGACCGTACTCGCCTGGGTGGCCGGCGAATCACTCACCCTCACCCCGATCAGAAGGTGGCTGAAGAGCGAGAAGGGCCTGACCAGGGAGCAGATCGACGTCACCGGGTACTGGCGCCGCCAGGTCGCGGTCCATGACGGGGACTCCGTACCGTCCAACCTCGATGCGGGCGAGGACGAGGCGAAGCGGTTCCACGAGATCGCGGAGATCATCCCCGGCTTCGCCCTCAGGGTCGCGGCGACGATCGGGCTGGCAGCCGCGTTCGACGATCGACCGCGTACCGTGGCCGAACTCGCCGCAGCGACCGGTGCCGCCCCTGCCGGACTCGGCAAACTGTTGCGCTTCCTCGCCTCCGTCGACATCGCCGAACGACTCGACGACGGCCGCTACCGGCTCACCGGTCTCGGCCGGGAACTGGAGAGCGACCACATCGCCGACGCGTTCCACCTCGATGGGCTGTACGCGCAACGCGAACTCGGCGGCGCCCTGTCGCTGCTGTCCGCCGTGCGCACCGGACGGGGCGACCACAGCCGGTGGTTCGGCGCCGACTACGCCCAGTACATCGCGGACGACCCCGCTCTGCTCACCGCCCGCACCGAACACGAGGCCAGGGAAGCCGTGTACGTGGCCGGTGCCGTCGCCGGCGCCACCGCGTTCGCCGGGCTGGCAACGATCGCAGTCGCAGGGCCGGCGCCCGGCAGTTTCGCCGCCGCCCTCACCAAGACGCACCCCGACCTGCACACCACGATCGTCGCCGCTCCTTCGGAGATCGACGCCCTGCAACGGCTGTACCCGGCGCACGCCCGCATCGGCTACGAGGCGGGCAGTCTCCTCGGGGCCCGTCCCGTACCCGTCGACGCGGTGCTCCTTGCCGATGTGTTGCCCACTCTCACCGATACGGACGCGGCCCATGTGCTGCGCCAGGCAGCGGCCAGTCTGAAGCCCGGCGGCCGGGTGCTGGTCTTCGGTGACGTCCTCAATCCGGAGGTGGCGGATGACCACGACTACGAGGAGGATCTGATCGGCTTCGCCCTGCACGGCGGGGGCGCACGGGACCACGACGAGCACCAGGCGCTGTTCGCCGCGGCGGGTCTGCGGCCCGTGGCGCGCACCACGGTCGGATGGGGCTACACCCTTCACACGCTCGCCCCGCAGGGCTGA
- a CDS encoding ABC transporter ATP-binding protein, whose product MSDERRTDDPATKPAAPSRLVVDAATIGYDRAVISERLSVRIPDGSFTAIIGPNGCGKSTLLRALARVLTPTAGQVLLDGKAISTYRSKEIARRMGLLPQTSLAPDGIRVADLVARGRAPYQSLFHQWRPEDEEAVAAAMRVTRVTELSGRLVDELSGGQRQRVWVAMLLAQQTPMVLLDEPTTFLDIGHQYELMELFRTFHDQGKTIVAVLHDLNQAARYADHLIVMRDGGVVTTGSPQQVITAELIEEVFCLRSLVVPDPVTGTPTVVPLDPRTAPVRTDATETADAARAPEAPAQPGTPKTPAAAHGPVPSVGALAADTHPEK is encoded by the coding sequence ATGTCCGATGAGCGACGAACCGATGATCCCGCCACTAAGCCGGCCGCCCCGTCGCGGCTCGTCGTCGATGCGGCGACGATCGGCTACGACCGGGCCGTCATCTCCGAGCGCCTCTCGGTACGGATACCGGACGGGTCGTTCACGGCGATCATCGGCCCCAACGGCTGCGGCAAGTCCACCCTGCTGCGTGCCCTCGCCCGCGTGCTGACGCCGACGGCGGGGCAAGTGCTGTTGGACGGGAAGGCGATCAGCACCTACCGGTCCAAGGAGATCGCCCGCCGGATGGGCTTGCTCCCGCAGACTTCTCTGGCGCCCGACGGAATCCGGGTTGCGGACCTCGTGGCCCGCGGGCGCGCCCCGTATCAGAGTCTGTTCCACCAGTGGCGCCCCGAGGACGAGGAGGCAGTGGCGGCGGCGATGCGCGTGACGCGCGTGACCGAACTGTCCGGACGTCTGGTGGACGAACTGTCGGGCGGTCAGCGGCAGCGGGTGTGGGTGGCGATGCTGCTGGCGCAACAGACGCCCATGGTGCTGCTCGACGAGCCCACCACCTTCTTGGACATCGGCCACCAGTACGAGTTGATGGAGCTGTTCCGTACCTTCCACGACCAGGGCAAGACGATCGTGGCCGTGCTCCACGATCTGAACCAGGCAGCACGGTACGCCGACCACCTCATCGTCATGCGCGACGGTGGCGTCGTCACCACCGGCAGTCCCCAGCAGGTCATCACCGCGGAACTGATCGAGGAGGTCTTCTGTTTGCGTTCCCTCGTCGTTCCCGACCCTGTGACCGGCACCCCGACCGTGGTGCCGTTGGATCCGCGAACGGCACCCGTACGGACGGATGCAACCGAAACAGCAGATGCCGCCAGGGCGCCCGAGGCGCCCGCCCAGCCCGGCACGCCCAAGACGCCCGCCGCGGCGCACGGCCCGGTGCCGTCCGTCGGCGCCCTGGCAGCCGATACCCACCCGGAGAAGTGA
- a CDS encoding ABC transporter substrate-binding protein, which translates to MHTPRQRVSRLVGAVLAGLALITACGTSGEPAAQKTSAGASASLPAAEGTTKYPLTLKTPFGDTKLNKRPQRIAIVTANTLDTDALIALGGTPVFAPSTVDRNPWLDDADTAGINTLWDAEAGTEVSAESVAAASPDLIVALAAYETFDQARFDKLSAIAPVLYAAQGELSWQELTQKLGSTLDLTATAGKAVAAAEKHVAQTRAAHPEFRGKTATHVIVYDEKYGPYYASAPGSDTALLLRQLGFALPKAAAKFTKDGTISDELVGLIDADFLLLSTSGNPGYFVDAPLVKAVPAVADGRAVINPEDKKTSTNHFAWGLNVQSVLSVPWLIEQLAEFGVKAIR; encoded by the coding sequence ATGCACACTCCCCGCCAACGCGTCAGCCGCCTGGTCGGCGCCGTCCTAGCCGGCCTGGCACTGATCACAGCATGTGGGACTTCCGGTGAACCCGCCGCACAGAAGACCTCGGCCGGTGCCTCCGCTTCCCTCCCCGCTGCCGAGGGCACCACGAAGTACCCGCTCACCCTGAAGACGCCGTTCGGCGACACCAAGCTCAACAAGCGCCCGCAGCGCATCGCGATCGTCACCGCCAACACCCTCGACACCGATGCATTGATCGCCCTCGGCGGTACACCGGTGTTCGCGCCCTCGACGGTCGACCGCAACCCCTGGCTCGACGACGCCGACACCGCGGGCATCAACACGCTCTGGGACGCGGAAGCGGGAACCGAGGTGTCCGCCGAGTCGGTGGCTGCCGCCTCCCCCGACCTCATCGTCGCCCTGGCCGCCTACGAGACGTTCGACCAGGCTCGTTTCGACAAGCTCAGTGCCATCGCTCCCGTGCTCTACGCGGCTCAGGGCGAGCTGAGCTGGCAGGAGCTCACCCAGAAGCTGGGCAGCACGCTCGACCTCACGGCCACTGCCGGGAAGGCCGTCGCAGCGGCGGAGAAGCACGTGGCGCAGACGCGCGCCGCCCATCCCGAGTTCAGGGGAAAGACCGCGACGCACGTCATCGTGTACGACGAGAAGTACGGCCCGTACTATGCCAGCGCCCCTGGCTCCGACACCGCACTCCTGCTGCGACAGTTGGGGTTCGCATTGCCGAAGGCCGCCGCGAAGTTCACCAAGGACGGCACCATCAGCGATGAACTCGTCGGGCTGATCGACGCCGATTTCCTGCTGCTCAGCACCTCCGGCAACCCCGGCTACTTCGTCGATGCCCCGCTGGTCAAGGCCGTCCCGGCAGTGGCGGACGGACGCGCGGTCATCAATCCGGAGGACAAGAAGACATCGACCAACCACTTCGCGTGGGGACTGAACGTCCAGAGCGTGCTGAGCGTGCCCTGGCTGATCGAGCAGCTCGCCGAATTCGGTGTGAAGGCGATCCGTTGA
- a CDS encoding ABC transporter ATP-binding protein: MDERRWGLFEAGSAPREPRLRIDPAWSSARLSRAIIRSSWAWVFPGALLLVVFNIATMLLPVVIGQFVDTVITPAAAGAGFGSIRSALAGWLAALVGLYVVINLGYRFGGRLGWFGVQRAQFELSQSVLGRILDERGTAGAARAPGGLLSLATADVHRACLVLYVTVYPPGEIVGLMVAAGILFWVHPALGIGVVIALPLVLLLMHLVARPLRRRSGAEQAGLADAASAAADLVAGYRVIRGLHAQHSAADRYRSVSRGALRATLSARAAQAGFDGVSTATAHVFAAVVVLAAAVPAFTGQITPGQLVTVAGVAVTWIGPLDSLVGTLGSFWAVSQASASRVLDLVALPPHPAASGTAVPADTGERALVFEQLDLEDGVVLNAVVLAGGFVVLDLPQSAQAALADLLTLKAMPSAGRIEHFDRAVHEHRSALLRERVLVSPRTPGILSGTVLDNVRATGVTTTPVDTARTALGVAGMGAAELPDGYETVVGDGGRELSGGQRQRIALARAVAADPEVLVLVEPTTAVDAVTEQHIATGLRQHRAGRTTLVLTASAAFHAVADPVAVIHEETRVDV; this comes from the coding sequence GTGGACGAAAGGCGCTGGGGTCTCTTCGAAGCCGGCTCGGCTCCCCGGGAGCCCCGGCTGCGTATCGATCCCGCCTGGTCATCGGCTCGGTTGAGCAGGGCGATCATCCGCTCCTCATGGGCATGGGTGTTTCCCGGAGCGCTGCTCCTGGTGGTCTTCAACATCGCGACCATGCTGTTGCCGGTCGTCATCGGGCAGTTCGTCGACACGGTGATCACGCCCGCAGCGGCAGGAGCGGGTTTCGGTTCGATCCGCTCGGCACTGGCAGGCTGGCTCGCCGCCCTGGTGGGGCTCTACGTCGTGATCAACCTCGGCTACCGCTTCGGCGGACGGCTGGGCTGGTTCGGGGTTCAGCGGGCACAGTTCGAGCTGTCCCAGAGCGTGCTCGGGCGCATCCTCGACGAACGCGGCACAGCCGGGGCCGCACGAGCTCCGGGCGGGCTGTTGTCGCTGGCCACCGCCGATGTGCACCGTGCCTGCCTCGTCCTCTACGTCACCGTGTACCCGCCCGGCGAGATCGTCGGGCTGATGGTCGCGGCCGGCATCCTGTTCTGGGTGCACCCCGCCCTGGGCATCGGGGTGGTCATCGCACTGCCCTTGGTACTGCTGCTCATGCATCTGGTCGCCCGGCCGCTGCGTAGAAGGAGCGGTGCCGAGCAGGCCGGTCTGGCCGATGCCGCATCGGCAGCGGCCGACCTGGTGGCGGGATACCGGGTGATCCGGGGTCTGCACGCCCAGCATTCGGCAGCGGACCGCTACCGGAGTGTGAGCCGTGGGGCGCTGCGGGCCACCTTGTCGGCGCGCGCTGCGCAGGCCGGCTTCGACGGTGTGAGTACGGCCACCGCACACGTCTTTGCCGCAGTGGTGGTGCTCGCCGCCGCCGTACCGGCCTTCACCGGGCAGATCACACCGGGGCAGTTGGTCACGGTCGCCGGGGTCGCGGTCACGTGGATCGGGCCGCTCGACAGTCTGGTGGGCACACTCGGATCGTTCTGGGCAGTCTCGCAAGCCTCCGCCAGCCGCGTTCTCGACCTGGTCGCCCTGCCTCCGCACCCCGCCGCATCGGGGACGGCTGTGCCCGCCGACACCGGCGAACGCGCCCTGGTGTTCGAGCAACTCGACCTGGAGGACGGTGTCGTACTCAACGCAGTCGTCCTCGCTGGTGGGTTCGTCGTGCTCGATCTGCCCCAGTCCGCGCAGGCGGCCCTGGCCGATCTGCTCACCCTGAAGGCGATGCCATCGGCCGGACGCATCGAACACTTCGACCGGGCCGTGCACGAACACCGATCCGCGCTGCTCCGCGAGCGCGTGTTGGTCTCCCCTCGTACGCCGGGCATCCTGTCCGGGACGGTGCTGGACAACGTCCGTGCCACCGGAGTCACAACGACTCCAGTCGACACGGCACGGACCGCGCTCGGCGTTGCGGGGATGGGCGCGGCCGAACTTCCCGACGGGTACGAGACCGTGGTCGGCGACGGCGGGCGGGAGCTATCGGGTGGGCAACGCCAGCGGATCGCCCTGGCCCGGGCCGTCGCCGCCGACCCCGAGGTGTTGGTGTTGGTCGAGCCGACCACTGCGGTGGATGCCGTGACCGAGCAGCACATCGCCACCGGGCTGCGGCAACACCGGGCCGGGCGGACCACGCTGGTCCTCACGGCCTCCGCGGCTTTCCATGCCGTGGCCGACCCGGTCGCCGTGATCCACGAGGAAACGAGGGTCGATGTCTGA
- a CDS encoding polysaccharide deacetylase family protein, whose protein sequence is MKMRGRSRIWLGAALATLMSTFALAPGAAQAQSPSDSGNRCSGGYVALTFDDGPTASTPAYLKALRDAGRVRATWFVTGALASADPNGTRRIAADGHRIGNHSYTHANLVALDAATAFAELRDTSRVVREQTGRAPTLFRPPFGSTDARTRQDAARLGMTEVIWTADTVDWSGIPTETIVANALTVQAGGIVLLHDGIPATLAAIPKIVEGLAERNLCAGRIVYSAQPVQAWPGLTFHAKAARW, encoded by the coding sequence ATGAAAATGCGAGGCAGGTCGCGGATATGGCTCGGCGCCGCCCTGGCGACGCTGATGTCGACGTTCGCGTTGGCGCCGGGAGCCGCACAGGCACAGTCACCTTCCGACTCCGGGAACCGTTGCTCCGGGGGCTATGTGGCACTCACGTTCGACGACGGCCCAACGGCCAGCACGCCCGCATATCTGAAGGCGTTGCGCGATGCGGGACGGGTCAGGGCCACCTGGTTCGTGACCGGCGCGTTGGCCTCTGCCGACCCGAACGGAACTCGTCGGATCGCTGCTGACGGCCACCGCATCGGCAACCACTCGTACACCCATGCAAACCTTGTGGCACTCGACGCAGCCACCGCGTTCGCGGAGTTGCGTGACACCAGCCGCGTCGTCCGGGAACAGACGGGCCGTGCGCCGACGCTCTTCCGGCCGCCGTTCGGGAGTACCGATGCCCGAACTCGACAGGACGCGGCGAGACTTGGGATGACCGAGGTGATCTGGACGGCCGACACGGTCGACTGGAGCGGTATTCCCACCGAGACCATCGTGGCGAACGCGCTCACGGTGCAGGCCGGCGGCATCGTCTTGCTCCACGACGGTATCCCGGCAACGCTCGCGGCCATCCCGAAGATCGTCGAGGGTCTGGCCGAACGCAATCTGTGCGCGGGTCGGATCGTGTACTCGGCCCAGCCGGTCCAGGCATGGCCCGGGCTGACCTTCCACGCCAAGGCCGCGCGCTGGTGA
- a CDS encoding FecCD family ABC transporter permease, whose product MRAVEFGYAVRSVRSRWFSVRVDIRQATVTAVLFGTALVLSVVAIRFGDYTLTIGDVVAALTGSGADFHRMIVVQWRLPVAMAAIVFGALLGIGGAIFQSLTRNPLGSPDVIGFDAGSYTAVVLSILVFGKGGYWSVAGAAIVGGLGTAFLVYMLAYRRGVQGFRLIIVGIGVSAMLGSINAYLITRADLSDAMTVGFWGAGSITRVSWSSMVPSLLIAAVIVLAAMFLAPSLRRLELGDDAAITQGTRIHPVRLALMVVGVATAALVTAAAGPIGFIALIAPQLARRLTRSPGVTMLPAAAMGAVLLATAHFLALLVAEFYRPIPVGLLTVCLGGLYLIWLLIHESRRQYGLPHG is encoded by the coding sequence GTGAGGGCAGTCGAATTCGGCTACGCGGTCCGGAGCGTGCGCAGCCGCTGGTTCTCCGTGCGGGTGGACATCCGCCAGGCGACGGTGACTGCGGTCCTGTTCGGCACGGCGCTGGTGCTGTCAGTGGTGGCGATCCGGTTCGGCGACTACACGTTGACAATCGGCGACGTCGTCGCGGCGCTCACCGGGTCCGGCGCGGACTTCCATCGGATGATCGTGGTGCAATGGCGCCTACCGGTGGCCATGGCCGCGATCGTGTTCGGTGCGCTGTTGGGCATCGGCGGTGCGATCTTCCAGTCGCTCACCCGCAACCCCCTGGGCTCGCCGGACGTGATCGGTTTCGACGCGGGTTCCTACACGGCCGTGGTGCTGTCCATCCTGGTCTTCGGCAAGGGCGGCTACTGGTCCGTCGCCGGTGCGGCGATCGTCGGCGGGCTGGGGACGGCCTTCCTCGTGTACATGCTGGCCTACCGGCGCGGTGTGCAGGGGTTTCGCTTGATCATCGTGGGCATCGGTGTATCGGCGATGCTCGGTTCCATCAACGCCTATCTGATCACTCGGGCCGACCTCAGTGATGCGATGACCGTCGGATTCTGGGGCGCGGGGTCCATCACCCGCGTGTCGTGGAGCAGCATGGTTCCCTCGCTGCTCATCGCAGCAGTGATCGTTTTGGCTGCGATGTTCCTGGCGCCTTCGTTGCGGCGGCTGGAGCTCGGCGATGACGCGGCCATCACTCAGGGCACCAGGATCCATCCGGTTCGACTGGCACTGATGGTGGTCGGAGTTGCGACGGCGGCGCTGGTGACCGCCGCGGCGGGGCCGATCGGTTTCATCGCCCTCATCGCCCCGCAACTGGCCCGGCGGTTGACCCGCTCGCCCGGGGTGACCATGCTCCCCGCAGCAGCGATGGGGGCGGTGCTGCTGGCTACGGCGCATTTCCTGGCGCTGCTCGTCGCGGAGTTCTACCGTCCGATCCCAGTGGGGCTGCTCACGGTGTGCCTGGGCGGGCTGTATCTGATCTGGCTGCTGATCCATGAGTCCCGGCGCCAGTACGGCCTACCTCATGGATAA
- a CDS encoding FecCD family ABC transporter permease: MTIVREVAGHSSVPRLGRDISAPRRLLGLALLLFVLTASVLASLAVGANHVPLSQVWQGFWHPDKSEASVIVWTLRVPRTVVGIAVGAALGVAGASIQALTRNPLADPGILGVNAGAGFAVTLGVGFFGLSGITGYIWFAFAGAAIATVLVYLIGSATRGTASPVTLVLAGVALGAVLNGFSTFLTLINPETFRSIRNWGLGSVARTSLDDTVVVAPLLAVGLLIAVVVSGSLNSIALGDDLAVSLGTKVLRTRILGVIAVTLLAGGATALTGGIAFIGLMVPHIVRWFVGPDQRWIIVYSALAGPVLILASDVLGRVIARPGEIEVGILTAVIGAPALIALVRRRKASGL, encoded by the coding sequence ATGACGATCGTTCGTGAGGTCGCCGGCCACTCGTCCGTCCCCCGCCTCGGTCGGGACATCAGCGCACCGCGTCGCCTCCTCGGGCTGGCGCTGCTGCTGTTCGTACTGACGGCGAGCGTGCTGGCGAGCCTGGCCGTCGGGGCCAACCACGTACCCCTCTCCCAGGTGTGGCAGGGGTTCTGGCACCCGGACAAGTCGGAGGCATCGGTCATCGTCTGGACCCTCAGGGTCCCGCGCACGGTCGTCGGCATCGCCGTGGGTGCGGCGTTGGGGGTGGCGGGCGCCTCGATCCAGGCACTGACCCGCAATCCGCTCGCCGACCCTGGCATCCTCGGGGTCAACGCCGGCGCAGGGTTCGCCGTCACGCTCGGAGTGGGGTTCTTCGGTCTGTCCGGGATCACCGGCTACATCTGGTTCGCGTTCGCGGGGGCGGCGATCGCGACGGTGCTGGTCTACCTCATCGGTTCGGCCACGCGCGGCACGGCCTCACCGGTGACACTCGTACTCGCCGGCGTGGCCCTGGGCGCGGTGCTCAACGGATTCAGCACCTTCCTGACCCTCATCAACCCGGAGACCTTCCGCTCGATCCGCAACTGGGGGCTCGGGTCCGTCGCCCGGACGAGCCTCGATGACACGGTCGTAGTCGCTCCGCTTCTCGCCGTCGGACTGTTGATCGCGGTTGTGGTCTCGGGGTCCTTGAACTCGATCGCCCTCGGCGACGACCTCGCCGTCTCGCTCGGGACGAAGGTGCTGCGTACGAGGATCCTGGGGGTCATCGCTGTGACCCTGCTGGCCGGCGGTGCAACGGCTCTCACCGGTGGGATCGCGTTCATCGGTCTGATGGTGCCGCACATTGTGCGCTGGTTCGTGGGACCCGACCAACGGTGGATCATCGTCTACTCCGCGCTGGCCGGCCCCGTACTGATACTCGCGTCAGACGTGCTCGGGAGGGTGATCGCCCGCCCCGGAGAGATCGAGGTCGGGATCCTGACCGCCGTGATCGGCGCACCCGCGCTGATCGCACTCGTACGACGTCGAAAGGCGAGCGGGTTGTGA
- a CDS encoding helix-turn-helix transcriptional regulator, producing the protein MTPRGRETRSHAHLSSLDFPLHIPSVDIPERVHDDEHMALWQIRGSTLVQCGETAVEINEGEVIWLPAGTRHALEVRANSVLFPLSISVDEIATVLTDITVVSIRNDEKIYFLALHQSQSTIIRPSANIQRQVLSILERRVLAPDDLPLPTSPGAAAVAGALLFNPGDDRRILDWALEVRTSGRSLERAFVAETGLTFGQWRTRSRMHAAARLLRAGSSVVSVTQRVGYEDPSSFARAFRDFYGMSPTEYATPDRQL; encoded by the coding sequence ATGACCCCGCGCGGCAGGGAGACGAGATCGCACGCGCATCTCTCCTCGCTCGATTTCCCGCTCCACATCCCGAGCGTCGACATCCCCGAACGGGTCCATGACGATGAACACATGGCCCTCTGGCAGATCAGGGGCAGCACCCTGGTGCAGTGTGGCGAGACGGCTGTGGAGATCAACGAAGGGGAGGTCATCTGGTTGCCAGCGGGGACCAGGCACGCACTGGAGGTCCGTGCGAACTCCGTACTGTTCCCGCTCTCGATCTCGGTGGACGAGATCGCAACGGTGCTCACCGACATCACGGTCGTGTCCATCCGTAACGATGAGAAGATCTACTTCCTCGCCCTCCACCAGAGCCAGAGCACGATCATCCGACCGTCGGCGAACATCCAGCGACAGGTGTTGTCGATCCTTGAACGCCGTGTGTTGGCTCCCGACGATCTACCGCTGCCGACGAGCCCCGGTGCGGCAGCGGTGGCGGGTGCCCTCCTGTTCAACCCGGGTGATGACCGGCGCATCCTCGACTGGGCACTCGAAGTGCGAACCAGCGGTCGGAGCCTGGAGCGGGCATTCGTCGCGGAGACCGGATTGACGTTCGGGCAGTGGCGCACCAGAAGTCGTATGCATGCCGCAGCCCGGCTTCTGCGCGCGGGTTCGTCGGTGGTCTCGGTGACCCAACGAGTGGGCTACGAGGATCCCAGCAGCTTCGCCCGTGCCTTCCGTGACTTCTACGGAATGAGCCCCACTGAGTATGCGACGCCGGATCGACAGCTCTGA